The stretch of DNA aattaaaatataatgtgctgttgctctgcaaaaaactggtgtttttgctacagaaaagctactatataaataagctgccgtgtagccatgggggcagccattcaaatgtgaaaaggcacaggttacatagcatataactagtagataagccccatataatgggggtttatctgttatctgctaagtaacctgtgccttttctcctttgaatggctgcccccatggctacacagcagcttacttatataaactatagtagtctttctgaggcaaacacaccagttgtaccaatgcagggcaacagtacattatattgtaattacttttatacactttaattttttggtgttactgttcctttaagatgaccCCATTTGTTCAATAATTTGCCACAATTTTACTAATAATTTACTAAGATGAAACACAACACAAGCCTGAAAACTGTTAAAATAAGGCTTTTCGATACAAATCAGTACATAAAAAGGCAGGATGTGACCCTGCAAGGGAGTTCTTGTAGCCAGTGCTTGTCTCTGTAGCTCTATAGATacacttgaatggctgccttactatatataatgcttttatattattCCATTAACTTGTAAATATATCTTCATTATTTAAATACAAGCTTTTTATAATCCATGTGGCCCTTTAATGCTCCCATTCATTAAAACAAGTGTCACAGATGCAGCAACCCAGTCTTTAGCTATAACATTCTCTTGGTTCCCCACAATATTCTTAGAAAGAATATTTGCCATAGCAATGGGTCTCTTTCCCTCAGGCCTGTGCCTGCATTGTAGGATGTATACACTCTAGATTATAGTTTATGTGCAtggttgaggggggggggcaaaaacaTCATTTTTCTGGGGGGCCCAAGATGTAAAATTATGCATCCTGAGTGCATCCCTTTGTTTTCTCAGCTGTTTAGACCTACAGAATCTCAATAGGAAGCATCTGGAGCTTCTGTGACACCTGATACATTTTGTGAGGCTTGATGATGtttgtaaaagttaaaaaagatAAAAGAAGAATTTTATGTGACAAATAACAAAAGTATAACGTTTTAGGTGTAGTTTCGGGCTGGCAATTCTTGCTTGAAAATGTAGCAAAGAGCATTTCAACCACCTGCCCAAAACTACTTCAGGAAGGAATAAATATTCTACATGTGCCATTGGTACCAATTTTAATAATGGAGTAGATCAGGACACAAAAGTTGCACAAAGTAAGGTTATAAATTCCATCATAACATTGAGGATCATGCAGTTTCTAATCAATAATACTGAATAACTATTTTGTTAAGTTGTTAACTAAGTTGTTAAGGTctatcaaatataaatatatgggaGTAGAATAAATATAAAGCTTAGGAAtgtgcaatgttccctctaagctgtgagcttgtgcgcacacacacacattttgggtGGAATTAGAGGGAGCATTGGGAACATTGTGCAAAGAGTGCCTATATGCAGCACTAGACCAGAATTGTAGACTGCCAACACAGTGTTTTTAACTGCAGCAACACTGAGGATACACAATGGTTTAACTACAGACTGAGTGTTTTGGTTTTTaaactctgcaaaaaaaatgatcCCATCTGTCCTCAGCCTTAAGTAGTGAAGCAGCATAAACAATACATCTCTCTGAAAAGCAACTATTTCTGATTTTCCAGCATTAAGCACTGCCACAGTGAACCACAGTTCTTCTAATTTATGGCAACACTGATGTGAGCAGCTGTATCTTTAAACAACTACTTTAAGATAAATCAAGTCCCTAGAGCAGTGGTTTTCTGACTTTTTTGTTTCAGGTTCCAATTTCAGTTCCAGAATTTGGTCAGGGGCCCCCCGTTAGTATGTAACCAGGTTATAGATACAAGACTAAATCAATAATGCTAAGGACAAAGTATCCTTCAGTCTAAATATTTTCCCTCTCTAGTATACGTGCAAACCAACATGTGCACGCTGGCAGGTTACTAAAGAGACTCTTTATCTGTACAACTAACGTAATCAGAATTTTCCAACATTTTACTGTATTACACTTGTGATAGACCACACTGCCCTATCATTCTGGTTGCTTTCTTTGGTGCATTGAGTTCTGTTTAATTGAATTGGTTTCCATTTAAACTATGCAATCTTTACAAATACATACCCATCTTAAAATAACTGATTTGACCAATAAACAACTGCCACTATCACACCTAATTTTGTTGGTCAAAATGGAAAAATGAGCTTACTGATGACCTGGTTTAGCACATGTATTGGGCACTGGCAGACCTGGAACAGTACATGACTTTACTTCCCACAATTCCAATGAGTGATACAACTAATATGAGCCTATTCATTGTGTCCATGCAGTGTGACCATATTGTGACCATATTTCAAACATGCAGGTGCAGATGGTTTGGTTATCAAACCAATCAACCCATTTTACTGAAAGGTCAGAAAGAGCACCATTTGACCATATATGTGAAAGGCCAGATAACaatgatccaattgtttggcccaatgTGCAGATCTGAATGGAAGTGGGTGGAGGTGTGGTTCTTGTCACTTCCTTGTTTGCTAAACTCCTACATAGGCTGGTGGGAGGTATAATCAGAAGCAATTTCTGACTGTCGGACTATGATCAGGGccaccaaaataaaatataaattcagaCTACAGTTCAGTAAAAGGTATGTGAGATAAAATGTCAGTAAACTGAAGTCGTATACATTTACACATTGCTAGAGATGCCTGAAGCAATTTACACAAAATtgcaaattataaaatatatatatatatatttaactcaattatatatatatatatttaactcaaATCACAGGTCAACATAAGATATGGAAATTCACTTTAGGAACAAATTAgtttaaaactgcagtcctcaaAACTACTTTTGATCATGTGTTGAATACCAACAATAAGTGGGTCCATAATGCCATGTTATGCTAAATAGCAATTCATCTATAAACAGCCTTTAATTATTACCACTGTTTCCCCAGCAACTGCAAAAACAGACATGTGAACTaaaccattttttaaacaaaGGGAGACAACTATTAGAGATACGTGAAAGAGCCTTTTTTCTAAGGGCTGGACTACAAGATCTCCCCTTTGTAAGAGAAGAATACTGCAAGTCAGCTCTGAAAGCAATGTGGCCAAACACGGATAATGTGCATTTCATAAGCATCCTGTTATAAAAGTAAAATCGTCTAACCTTTGGGAAAGTGGGGTTAAAATGACCTGTTTCAAAAAACTGTCACATATTTGATGCACTGCCTTTCTTCCTTCCTCAGTGATGGACAATGTCTCATTCAATCGCttaacaaaatgcattttgtctGGTCACTGCAGTCTGAAGCACAGAGCAAAACAATAAACAGATGATGCCAGTCCTTAGGCAGCACTATAGGGCCAGGCTTGTACCACTGATGTCCTGATGTTACTTTCAGAGTCTTTTTAgttcatctatcatctatatatctatttatctatcatctttctctcTATCTAATCACAATGTTTTTCCCACCTTGCATTATTTCTGCCTTGCATTCCACACAGTTACACCTCATAATAGAttatgagaagaaaaaaaaaggatagTGAATAGAGATCCATGGGCATCCAACCTAGCATTCTATTATTCAATAGGCACTAAAAGGAAAGTCTATGGGTGCCTACGGATACCTTTCCACCTCAAAGTCCAGTCCTCTCTGCATTCTGCTGGAAAGGATTAGCAAAGTAGTAACTTGCACTACAGCAGGGGTAAATCAAAATACTGTCAATGGTGCACTGCTGGGTGCAGTTTTGTGACCATTACAGTGTCTAATGCCTGAACTTACCCTTCTTTAATGAGGCCTCATGTCATAAATGTTTgtaatatttccattttctccACTCCAAAATACTGTGTCCTTAATCTAGAATTAGGCCACACATCACTATAATACATGCAATAAATAAACGATTTCAGTCCTTGCTAATCGAAGAAAAGACAACATTTGTAGCCCTAAAATACAACAAGAGGGGATTTATGTAGCTCTGGGCTACTGTCTGCTATCATAAAGGTGAACTTGCACGTGCTTCTCAATAAAGGCATTGTGGAGTAAAGTGATTTACTAGGGGAGGAAATTAAGATATGCCCTTTGCCCCACATGAAGGCATTTGTACAATACACTAAAGCAATCATGCTTAAAGTATAAAGCAGAGAAACAGGAAGGAAGTTTACAATGCAAATATAAGAACTATACTAATGAAAGGAGGTCTTTTCTTGTAGAGAGCTCAGCGTGACAGAAAGGGAAAATGCCAGTTCATACATGTCACACATTTAGCTACCAGTTCTGTAAGGTTTATTGCTTTACTTCTTGCAAAGCATTTTAAAGCAGGGTTACAGACTAATAAAGAAGACACTTAATCTGCTAATAGATAAATCCAACTGTATACATTTCTTTTCAGAAGAAGCTACCACCTTGCTAATGTGAAGAAGGTCACACATACACAGTTATTTAATGAAACTGAGTACATTTCTAAGAAATTCTACATATTGCTCTGCATATGTGCACTATCCCACATAAAAAGCCAAAACAGAAAATTAGAATGACCAATTTGACGTGTTGGAGTAAGAGAGTGAGTGTTCCAGAACCTCTAGACTTCTACCCAAGTGCCTAGTGAAAATAACAGCTTTTGTTTTGTGCATTGTGTTTCTATACAACATGAAAATACAGTTGCTACCTCATGCTCTGAAAATTCTACAAATATAAAATTCACTGGCGGCAGGACTGATTAGTACTCAGGTCACTCTGCACACAAATGTCTTTGTATAAACATAATTATATGATGCACAAATGATACACAGTGCATTGCCAGTACTGGTCTAGGAGTGACATTGAAGTTTTACAGTACAAATACATTGAAACATCGGTTGTTTCTAGTGGTCTAGGCctaaatcagtgggagacctacATTGCTAGGTTTAAACCAAAACTTACAAATCTGTCAGTAGGTCTTTCTGTACATTAAGATAATAAAAAAAGGGACAACATGCAATCTTCACCTTCTCTCTTAGCAGCTGTGATATTTCCTCCAATATGAATGTTATTATCACTGAGCATACAAGCTAAACAGCTTTGGTTTAACCACCATTCCAATCGCCCACATGTAGGAGTAGTTCCAGTTCTAAATGAGAAGCATCTTTACTGCTATGCCAGTTAATAAATCCACTTCTTCAGGCTTAGATTAGTGCACATTAGTGCACAAATCGCATAAAAGTCCATGGCTCTAAAAAGAAGTTCACTCTCTGTGTATTTTTCCCCCCTTAATTTTATATGTTCTCACAATTTTACAACAACTAATAACCAGAGTATTAGAGCTCAGTCAACATAATAGAGGGCCTTTTATAACCATACCaattgcaattaaaatataaaatacatacatgttCATTGTCCATTTTCCAGGGCAGTTCTGAATATACTGACAAATAATACTTCTGCCATGGATGTTTTTTGGATGAGAAATCCTATTGCAAACTAGTGACCCCAATGCCATTCTGTCTTTCTCTAAACCCAACCATGCCACTTTCCCATCAGTTTTAAGCAGTGGCTGACTCACTGGGGGTGCTTGGAACAGTGGCAGGGGGGCCTCAGCCTGATGGACAGTTAGGGCATGATTTGGGAAATGAATTTCTATTTGCTGTTTTAGATACACCTGAcaacccagcttgaaggtcaattattGACCTTTTTGGAACAttgaaactttaaaaaataggaaCTTGAAACATGAATGGCTTAAGAAGAAACCCAAGGGACCtagatataataataaataactgtCAGTTTTTTGTTCCTGTCCCTTATCTTTAATGAGACAAATGCTGGAATTTTGCATGACTGTGACTCCTACTGGTTTTTAGCAAGGAGTGGATGTCAATTGCCAGTGTTATTTCATGCTTTACAATGAGGATCAACATTTCATGTAACCCAGTTGACCTGTTCACGGTGGCTTAAATGAGAGCATGAGAGTTCCCTTTTTCCTTGAATTAACATGGTAATTGGGATAACTCTTTAAGAAAAATGCTAAAGAATGCTAGGAATGGTTGCTAGACTGGCACATTAGATATTTCTAGATTTAATTAGCACAAGCCACATGTTGCATGATGAAATTGCAAAGAGAAGAAGAATACACCATCTCTGCAGAATTTCTTCAACAAAAAACATATAAAGTATAGCttctggaattctgggaacatACAGTTGGGATAAATATAATGATAAAATATTTCTTCTTTCTGGTGTTTCCCCTCTTTTGTTTCCCATACTAACCTTTTAACCAGTAGGTTATTGAGCTACACTTATCTGTGTGAAAGCAGGAATGTGTATGGTTGGAGTTATCTTCTGTTTTTTTgctgaatgaataaataaagcaaaacacaGTGCATAGATAGCGGTAGATTACAAATTTGGTTGATATAATAAAGGGTGATGTTACTAATGTAATACCTGTTCGGGGagcaaaaaaaagcttttaacaAATGTTAACATTTGTTCTTAGTTTTTGTGGAGATTTATCACACTCAGTTTGTATTGTAGATTATCCTTATTATTTTTTGTCTATAGTTTCCAGAAACATTATTCCTTAACCAGTTTTCATGGCTTTTCACAAGTAAAATGCATTTAGTAAACATAGTGGGGTTGGCAGTTAGAGCATAATAAAGGGTAGAATAGAGGACTGATCACATTCTCCTAAACCTCTAGATTTTTCAAACCCTGCTAGAGAATGACATTTATGGCAAAGCTGAATAAGTGAATTTGTTTATTGCACGGCACACATTCCTTCATTCAGTGAATGGATGGGGGTGGGATGAGATGCAGTTAGTAATGACTGCTTTGTATCAGAGGAACTCATTCACTGCTCAGGCTCTAACAGATGGCAGTAGTTTGTACAGATGTATAGGACACAATAAGAGATTTGGGGGTTCATCCTGTCTTATGTTTATTGCTGGTTCTGCTAATTTGAAGAAGCTCACCAATGTTTAATGAGGCAAGGGGACAAGGCAAGGACTTATTATTTTAGAGCTATGGGACACAATACACTGATAATTTTACTCCCAGTCAAAGCTATGGGAGACTATGGAAGTAATGTCATTAGATAAGAGGATAATCCAGTTCCTATGTGAGCACAGGTAGGTCAGAAATGACTTCCTGTCTGAGCCCCCAGTAATGGCATGTGCACCACATGGCCACCAAATGTGAACTGAACGTcactttctcctttaatttataaaGATGTTTGCTTGACGTTCCTGGTAAGCTCTTCCTTAACTACATTTGTAAAAAAACTATGTATCGACCTTAAATGAGTTTCAGATTATTTCCTAATAGGTCATGATAAATGCAAGTTGGGTTTCTTCTCTTTAAATAAGATTAAACAGAAAGGCAAAAATATGGCTCCTATTATGTAACATAGTGTACATTTTAGCTAATCTGGACACAACTGCAGATTTCTGTTTAGGGAAATCTAAGAAAACCAAGCATATGGGCTCATAAAAATGTTACAAACATAAAGAGGCTGTGTGCGGAGTAGGGGGTTGTTTCATAAGCACAGGATATTTATACAATATGTTAGCATCCTATCAGCTTAAGAGATATGTCCtcattgttattaaaaaaaggttAATATATAGGCTGATGTATATGCTGACATGCTTTAATCAATACAGTAACTCTGCAGGGGATAGTGGGGGCATCATATAATAAATGGCCTGAGCACTTTGTGTCCCAATAATCAAAAcaagaacatttaaaaataacttcatATGCATTCCCTGTCTCTATGCTGTAATAGCTGACATGTTTCCCATTTAACACTCAGGCATTCTGGGAATTGCACTTTAGCTGCTCAGCATGTGCCGTATACTGAAGATTCCTATTAACCAACTTATTTTAGGCATACATAATTCATGTGTGCAGACATTTACTTATATTAGAGTAGGAGATACAAACCTACTCCCTTTGTGAATGGGGAAAGTGTATGtaaaaaaggaaaccataatTGTGCTTTATTGTGGCAGTAAATGTTTGCTAACAGCATGAGCTAACGGTACACTCCTTTGAACCCTGTAGTATCAAGGTGGTAGTTTAGAGTCACAGAAACTCGTGCTTTACTTTACCCAGTTGTTTAGCTAGTTGGTTTGTACAAGAATAAGAGGTACTCCAGATTTTGCAAACTATTACTCAGGGTTCCCACAGGCCAAGGGCCTAGCAGCTTGGCATACCTTGGTAGAGTTATAGACTTGCAAGCAGCTGTAGTTTTTCAGCCATTGAAATGATGCTTATTGTTTTACAACTACAACAGCTGGTGAGTCAGAAGCTGGAGGTTAAGAAATGCCTTGTTAATGCCATACTAATATTCCTTACTACTTCCACAGCTCCACTGGCTGAAGGCTCAGATAGAAATGATGAAGAACAGAATATCCGGACACTGGTAAACCCAAAAATGGTCCGTAACCCTGCACCTCAACGGCAAGCCAACTGGAGAAAAATCCGACGTCAAAGACCTCGCCTTTCACACAAGGGCCCAATGCCCTTCTAAGAATAAAAAGGTAAGAGAGTGCAGTAAAAATATTGCTGTACTATGTATTACTCCTTTATAAGAGGCAAGCTGTCACCCACTTCTTGATCTGTCATTGACATTCGAAGCACAACAATACAGTATGTTAAGAATTTAACCTGCCTTATCTTAAAGTATATACAATTCCATTACTCCCTCCATCATTCTATTTACTTAACTCACTGAGCAGTAAAGAAAGAATTCCAATGTGTTTTTCTAGTCTTTTGAAAAGCAGCACATGCTGTTCCATCTAACACattctgtacagtatatattcatatatgtttAGTTTTAATTATATGTATTAGTGTTTAAAGTGCTACATTAATAACTGTGCTTTTGAAGAAAGCAGACAAGGCACCAGGGGAAACAATTTACTGACATATGAATCTGGGAGCTCAGCAGTCCAACTCAGAGTGTGACCTGATGTTGGTTGATGTTGAATTCCATTTGGGTCAAATATTCTGGTGTTAGTAAGGCAGAAGTCTAACATCTAATTTTAAACTGTGAAGTctctttaaatggaaaatatttcctatttaaaagttggtttacattcatttcattttctggtgaatgttaaaaaaaatgacattggcaTAGGTGATTTTGCAGAGGAAATCTGATTTGTTTTCACATTAGGTCAATACACATAGGGCAAGTGTAAGGTCATATATTAAGAAACCGTGTCCATAGAACCTCATGGAATATTGCTCCTCAACTTCCAATAATTAACAAAAATGGCTCAAACTAAACAtcatttattgttgttgttgttataatATCAATTTAATTTACCACAAACCTaaataa from Xenopus tropicalis strain Nigerian chromosome 8, UCB_Xtro_10.0, whole genome shotgun sequence encodes:
- the apln gene encoding apelin preproprotein, translated to MNLRLWALALLLFILTLTSAFGAPLAEGSDRNDEEQNIRTLVNPKMVRNPAPQRQANWRKIRRQRPRLSHKGPMPF